Proteins from one Mobula birostris isolate sMobBir1 chromosome 10, sMobBir1.hap1, whole genome shotgun sequence genomic window:
- the LOC140203713 gene encoding uncharacterized protein yields MDQIEERLIEEVRKYVHLYDFSSPDYKDCQMASNSWKEISKNMGLDVTECTKKWKNFRDKYVRAWKTLSKRSGEPGGKKLLAFYVPLSWLAPHIMHRETESNYDDNKDGNNSTSGLSTSSVAEENQPPDIPFSSAESSSSSEAAPPSPYPAPLPPTPSPLTPSPRRAQRKKRKGHDDWFQQQFTQLDERRVGLQQRLLNENDEVSRFVQTLADMLRKLLEDHRPQAMFDLYKMIFERQQQKQQTIARYIILSFF; encoded by the exons ATGGACCAAATCGAGGAGAGGTTAATTGAGGAAGTCCGAAAATATGTACACCTGTACGACTTTTCGTCGCCAGACTATAAAGACTGCCAAATGGCATCAAATTCATGGAAAGAAATTTCCAAAAACATGGGTCTGGACGTCACAGAATGCACAAAAAAATGGAAAAACTTCAGGGACAAGTACGTGCGCGCCTGGAAAACACTCTCCAAGAGGAGCGGGGAACCTGGCGGGAAAAAATTACTGGCGTTCTATGTGCCTCTTTCCTGGCTGGCACCACATATTATGCACCGGGAAACAGAGTCAAATTATGACGACAACAA GGATGGAAATAACTCAACGTCAGGGTTGTCTACCTCCTCAGTTGCTGAGGAAAACCAACCACCAGACATTCCATTTTCAAGTGCAGAATCATCATCAAGTAGTGAGGCAGCTCCTCCATCCCCCTACCCAGCTCCTCTGCCCCCCACGCCATCTCCTCTGACCCCCAGCCCAAGGAGAGCACAGAGGAAGAAGAGAAAAGGACATGATGACTGGTTTCAGCAGCAGTTCACCCAGCTGGATGAACGTAGGGTGGGACTGCAACAAAGACTGCTGAACGAAAATGATGAGGTCTCCAGGTTTGTGCAAACACTTGCTGATATGCTGCGTAAGTTGCTGGAGGATCACAGGCCACAGGCAATGTttgatctctacaaaatgatatTTGAGAGGCAGCAGCAGAAACAACAAACAATTGCACGATATATTatcttgtcttttttttaa